GTGGTCAGTTTGTCCTTGAAGTGACAGAGCTGTATCAAAGAGTTAACTCTCACTGCCACGatttaagatttaaaataatgagatgTGTAGGAGGGAGCTGAAAAGAAAGGGAGTCTGGAACAGCAATATGACAAATGCTTTAGAACATCTTAGTGCAGTTGatacttaaaaattattaaaaataggCAACACAACAAATTAGTTGCATTGCTACTTTTTATAGGTATGTACAAAAATGGAGGTTGTGTTATGGTTTTATGACTTATTTATTGAGTCACAGAGCCCCTCTAATAAGTACTTTAGAGCAAgctaaaagaacaaaataaattagtATTTACATATTATGGTAATTATGCAGATTGGCTCTTAGTACTATTATCTCCTACACAAAGATGAAGCAGAGGTGGTGAAAATTTCTGTTAAGGTTAAGAATGGAAAACATTGACAATGTGGCAAAATGTTGAAATTTCTGCATGCTGAGTATCACATCTTGGTGCCAACATCACATCCCCATGGTCTCTTGACAGGGCATTGGCAGCACTGGAGTAGCATGCCCCATTCAAGTAGGGTAATATGGTGGCTCAAATTACTCTGAGGtaaaagagatttgaaaaggatatttttagggtttggtttgtgtcttttttcccctcgtTCCTTTCTTTCTCAGAGACGCTGAAAGCAAAGCTCAGCAAGAAATGTACAAACCCACCAACCTGCTGAAAATGGACACAAAGCCACAGGCTGAGTCAGAACCACGTTTGCAGTGTTACTTTTTCAGCCTGTGGGTCTTGCAGAGTAAAGTAAACAGCAATAATTTTATTGGCATGACTAAGGCACGAGGCATTACAgggctaaagaaaaaaagtaaggaCTCCAGTGCTTCATCCTACAAGTGGTAGAAATTGTTTCATTTGCTATCTAAATAGCATAAAATTTACATGCTGTAGTAATAACTTCTTTTACAGTCTCTTGATTGGGCTGACATTCCTACCCCTTGCCATGGGATTGTAGCAATGGATTTAAAGGTGAGTTTCAGACTGATAAACACAGGATCGTGAGTAATGTTCACTACAGCAAAGACTGGGCATAAATTGGAGAAGACAGAATAGAACTTCCAGGCCAAAAGAAAACTGAACCATCATGTTATAAATAGATGTTACTTGGCTGATGTAGCTACTCTTACTCAACAGGGCTAAAATCCAGAACTATGACAAGAGGTTTCTTAATTGAAAACTTGACATGAGCCAAGCTAATATGTCACACAATTATACAGAGCACCCTTCACAGGAAGAGGAGATGAGTATCACTGCAGAGTCCCTTGGTATGACATATCTGGAACTCAAAGGATTATAAGAAAACACTTACCACTGGCAGGCAAAGAAGCACTTCCTCACATATGCAGGGGTCCTAAGTTTAAGAATGCCtggaaagagcagagcagaataTTGGTGTGGCAAATGTCCATGGAAGTGAGCTCTGGACACTGATAGGTGACATGAGATCATCATTTCACCCAACTCTACAGCCTCATCCCTTCAGCTTCTTCCCTTTTTACCACCTCATACCTTTCTCCTGATATGCACAGGATCTTAAGCAGAAGTCCCTAAAGGATATGGGGTAAAGTTATTCCTGCcatgaaacaaaaaggaaatatctGATTTCATCACTCACTTTAATAAGACCAAAATTCCACTTTGCTTAATAAAAAACTTATCAAATAAGACCCAGTTGAAATTCTGTAGTGATTGAGTTTAATGCTAGAGTAGTCATTGCATAAACTATTCTTATGCAAAATAGCCATGTTCCAAAGTTTATTgggagcttttattttttacttcagtaGTTTTCATGAAACATCCcaaattatgattttttcatAACCAGTTAAATTATTATAGATTGAGTACAAGATGATTTCATttcatattacatttttttaatgcaaatgaagagcagctctgttgCTTACACCAGATTCATAGGGGAACGTAACATTACTTAGGAAGAAGAGAACACAAAGAATAACTGAAGTTTTTGCCTGACCTCTAGACCAAATCAACCAATCTAGACATATATGAAGCTGATAAAACTCAGTTTTGAGAGCTAAGTTTTAGGGGAAGGATGAATTTCCAATGAGAAAGTATTTGGGGGCATTACAGAGCTGTCACACCTCAGAAGCCAGATCCCTCAGAAgaaaggtgctgctgcaggaggagcaggggaagaatCACATTGGTGGACACCTACGAGTTCTCCCACAGACTAATGCACGTATGCAGCCATCCTTGCTGTTGAGAGGACCAGCAGATCATGGGAAGATACAAGCAGGAGCAACAAAGCAATCCTCCTCCCCTCTGCATTGTTTCTCCTCATTTGGAAAGGTTCAGACTTACTCCATTTTAGATCTTTACTACCTGGCCACTTCTAGCTCCCTGAACCTCACACAGCTGATGAAGTTTATagctttttctccagctttACTGTAAATGGTGCTAGTGATGAAAAATGAGTGCTCTTACACAGTACTGATTTGCAGACAGAAAGAGTCAAGAAAGGGGTTACTGATATGGATATGCAACTCCATCCCAAGAGGAAATGCAATCAATGTAATTCCATTTCCtaaaattaattagattttGTGTTTagtaagaatattttaaaagtgcacCTGCTTAGTTCTCGCTAACAATCCCCAGCAAAACCATACGTACATCAAATACATACATTGTGATAACCAGAAAGTTAAAGCTCTGTGTCTTCTTCCACCCCAGGAGCACACTTAAGGGCACTTTTCTCTAACCCATCAGTCATTTTAGCACTCTTGTCAGGCACATTTAGATGCATGTGGGTATCCAGGTGAAGAGGAAAGGACAGGCAAAGACCTCAAGCTAACAGcgatgttaaaaaaaaaatccgaaaccaaaccaagccaaaCCATAAACACTAACTTTAGGAGTCAGAAGTATAAATGACAAATAGGAACAGTAAGGTCAAGTATCCTTTAAAATCAGAGCTGTGAGTGCTACAGTTACCTAGGCAACAGCTGCTTCATCTTCTATTTAGGATTTCATCCATGTACAGGGAcggaaaaataaatgagagttTTCAGTAATTATTCTGgtctttttaattaaagccaTAATCTAAGTGTGACTAAATGTGTATGAATAAGGTGTTGTCTTCAAGGGAAAATGTCAGATTTTATACAtgaaaatatgatttaaaaaacctcaaaaaattacttcatgTATTAAAAATGACAAAGTTTAGGGCCTGAAATTATTGCCTGGACCAAAATAGACATCACAGTTACTTCAATACAGTGAATAACTGTATTAACAGTAATTGAATTAGAATGATTATGTCTTGCATACCTAAAGTCAATTGGTAAATGAGCTTTATTAGtgtcagaattttttatttttctgaaaacaaagaaaactcaaaacaagaaataaaattcccaTATGACAAAAACCTGTTAAGGGCATTAAAGAGCGTGTCAAGTTGATGGAGACTATCCAGCTTAAACATCCAAAGGAACatgcactgaaatatttcagaattaatgGAAAAGTAAAATCAATCACCTCTTGTAACTTGTCTAATGGAGTACTCCCGGCAGAGAAATAATATGATTGAATTTGGTTTCCTTCAACACTAATATTTACTACGGTTAAAACCCTTCagcctaaaaagaaaaaggcaaatttctATCAAGAAAAATTGCTACATTAACTGAAATTCACTAGTTTGCTCTTGCTCCAAACTGAAAATAGTAGTCATCAAACTGGAGCAGAGAACAAAGTGACATTTCTGAGACATTAATCTTTACAAGATGTTAAATTACTTGTAAAAAgctcaagaaaaacaaaggaattacACAGACTATCATTTTCACAAGAAATGAGAGTGACTGAGCTAATTGGATCACGTAACATACTGAAGACATAATTCTTCAGTAAGTTTGGTGAGCTGGCCAGTGAGTTTAAGGAAGGACTGGCGACTCGCCATGGACAAGCAATGAATaagaaaatcagaaggtttTTATCACCTCGAAGGCCCAAGGCGGGGCCACGCCCCCTGAGCCCGATTGGGCCGCCCCGTGCCTGGGGCTCTCGCGAGATTTGGCGgccgccgggccccgccccctgcGGCCCCGGCACCGCTCCGCCCCTTTATCGAACGCTCCGCCTCTGGCCAATCAGATCCCTCGGGCACGTTCTGGGCACGCCCCCTCCGTGAGGTCACAATGTGGAACGTGCCTTGCTCCGCCCCTCCGGCTGATTCTCGACGCCCACTGGCTGTCGCCAAGGGCAGTGGGGCGGTGCCGGGGTCTGAAGCGGCCgtgagcggcggcggcggaacGGAGCCGGCGGCGAGCCACGGAGCTGCGAGCGGCTGGGCccggccgggctgggccgggctccTCCGCGCTGCGCCTTCCCCTGCCTCTCCTCATCTCCGCCCTGCCCCTCCCCTCTactctccttccctcctctcccttcctcgGCCCTCTCCTACCCTCCCATCCCCTTCCCtcatctccttccctctcctctccttccttccctctcctacTCTCCCTTCCCTTTACCTCTACTCCCGTCCCCTCcactctcctctccccacctccccttccctccccgcCCTTTCCCTCCGCTCCCTTCTCCTTCGCTCGCTTATcctcccatcccattccctccCCTCCgttcccctcccctcctctcctttccattctcctccctttcccctctcctctaACCCTcccatccctttcccctcccctctcctaCCCTCCACTCCCTCCTTTTTAcctcccctccttttccctctttttcgTTCCCCTCTCTTATCCTCCCaaccccttcccttccccttccccttcccttccccttccctctcctctctgctttgctccgctctgtgcagctcctgtcctGTTCTGTCTTATTCTGTCCTGTTCTGTCCTCTCCTGTTTTCTCCTgtcctctcttttcctctcctgtcatctcctgtcctgtcctgtcctcttccgttcctctctcctctcctctcctctcctctcctctcctctcctctcctctcctctcctctcctctcctctcctctcctctcctctcctctcctctcctctcctctcctctcctctcctctcctctgctctcctgtcctgtgctctgctctctcctctctcctctctcctctctcctctctcctctctcctctctcctctctcctctctcctctccgctttgctctgctttgcgcagctcctgtcctgttctgtcctctcctcttttctccacGCAGCTGCactcctctcctgtcctgtcctgtgctctcctctcctgtactctgctttctcctctcctgtgctctcctgtcctgtgctctcctctcctctcagctctgctcctctccaatCCTCTCTGCTTcgctcctttcctctcctctcttgtGTCCTCTCTGGTCGCTCCTCTTCGCtgagctcctctctgctctgtgcagctctgggcacctgcactgctcctgtcctgtcctgtcctgtcctctccGTGCAGCTGCgctcctgtcctgtcctttcctcttctcttcgCTCTGCTCCCCTAcgctctgcttctctctgctctgtgcagcttcTCCCCGCCCCTgtcctccccttccctttccccttccctttcccctttccctttgccctgccccttcccccttccccttttcttccttccccttttccccctttccttctcccatatttttttctccttctcccctaATTCgcccctttccccttttttctccctttctccctttttccctttctccttttccctccccttcccccttctctccccttccccctttttccccttttcctcttttctcctttctccctttctcctttcccccttcccttctcctcccttcccctgctctcccaccctccctccccttccatcccactcccctcccctccactcctcctttcccctccaaTCCCCTTGttctcctctcccctcagcTCCCCTCCCGTTCCCCTCCTCTCCACTTCTCCCTGCCCCTCTCAGCCCCTTTTACTCCTCTCCCCTTCCCggcccttccctctctcctctccctttctctcgGCGCTTTCCGCCCGCCAACAGCGGCCGCAGAGCCTCGGCCCCACcgagcccagctccagcccaccccaggtgagcacccccatGAAGGGGGGAGCTGGGCCATGACGTGAGCCCCTCATTCCCACAGAAAACCTTGGTCCAGCCAAACGATAACGACCAGGGTGCGGAGACCCCAGCAGAAACTCCGCTCCACACACAGCGAccacctccagcccagcctcaaggtgagcaggagaggagagagccCCTGGGCCCCGTCCTGAGGGGAGGAGGGTGGCCATGGCCTGACCtgtgtccccttgtccccacaGAAGCCTTGATCCTAGCCGAAGAGCTGCAGCCAAGGGTGCGGAGGCCCCAGCACGGAAACTCCGCTCCACACCGTCCACCCTTCCCCTACCCCAAGGTGAGCGGGGGCAGAAACCACCAGCCCCATCgctgtgcaggaggaggatggacaCGACCTGATCCCCTCATTCCCACAGGAAAACGTGTTCCCGGGCGAGGAGCAGCAGCgagggctgcagagagcccagcgCAGCCTCGGCTCCACAGAGCCCAGCCTCAGCCCACGGTGAGGTGTCAGTGCCCTGGGGCAATAACGTGTCTCCTTAGCGCAGCGTGTTATCAAAGAGCTCCATGCATTGGAAATAAagctgctggtttctgctgcctcctgcctggaGTCGAGCGTCTTTATTCCGTGTGCTGTTGTGACATCCCCCAGCGGTCCCGGGCTGaggagcggggccggcccgggggaTGTTCTCTGGGTCTCCGTCGTTCCATAATCGCCGGGGATCTTCGCCCCGGTGTTCTGTGGGTGCCCGGGCGCACCGGGAGGGGTCTCGGGGGGTCCCGGTGCCGTTCTCTGGGTGCCCGGGCGCACCGGGAGGGGTCTCGGGGGGTCCCGGTGCCGTTCTCTGGGTGCCCGGGCGCACCGGGAGGGGTCTCGGGGGGTCCCGGTGCCGTTCTCTGGGTGCCCGGGCGCACCGGGAGGGGTCTCAGGGGGTCCCGGTGCCGTTCTGTGGTGCCCGGACGCACcggagaggggtttggggggtcccGGTGCCGTTCTCTGGGTGCCGGGGCGCACCGGGAGGGGTCTCGGGGGGTCCCGGTGCCGTTCTCTGGCTGCCCGGGCGCACCGGGAGGGGTCTCGTGGGGTCCCGGTGCCGTTCTCTGGGTGCCCGGAGCGCACCGGAGGGGTCTCGGGGGGTCCCGTTGCCGTTCTCTGGGTGCCGGGGGCGCACCGGGAGGGGTCTCGNNNNNNNNNNNNNNNNNNNNNNNNNNNNNNNNNNNNNNNNNNNNNNNNNNNNNNNNNNNNNNNNNNNNNNNNNNNNNNNNNNNNNNNNNNNNNNNNNNNNTCCCTTAATTTTCTGTTGTAAAGTTTACTGAAATagtcaaaataataaaaaaagtacaTGAAAGGCATTTGAAGTCAGCAAGATCAAAACAAATGTGAAATGTTTATGCCTGGATGTTTTCTGAAGTTTGGGTCttttagaagggaaaaaataaatctcacaGAGATATGCAATGTAGGGTATTTTCTGAGGATTGTTTCCAACAAAAGTTGACTGCAATTGAAATTAAGAATTAGCTTTATCCTTTCCTGAGATGTGCTattcttttgtgcttttgttgTATCCCTCTACCAGAGACAACAGCAGACAGCCTGCAGACACTGCTACAGGAATATTACATCACTGACTCTAAAAAGTCTTTTTGCTGATGGGCATCTTAGATAAATACCATCTCAGTTTTATAGCCTCACATTCTTATCTTTCCTACCTTCATGGATAAATTCACAGCTTTCAGGGAATGCTTTTGACAGAATACAGATCAAACTGGGGAGAAGTGGGAATTCAGATTTCTGCCATGCTGGTTTTTTGTTCTCACTGGCTACTGATGGAGCTCTGTGAGGTTTCTCTGGTCCTAAAGACACTGACACCATAATTGTATGCAAGAAAATGTTGATGCTAAATTGTGGAGACAGACTTGCAGGACTGCTTTGTGTCAAAGGTTTGTGGTGTTCACTAGGAGCAGAGGGCTAGAAATGTGGCAGTTTTGCTTaatgtgtttggttttcatCCCTTCGTTGTTTGGAGTCCTACAGAGAAGAGCTGCAGAGACTAAGCACCCATCAATGAAAAGCTATTTATAATATCTGAGGTAGTTTAAGCTTTATGCCTCTGCTGGTTTGAGACTCTGCTCTTCACAGCAGCTGCCAacagcttctccagctccctgttgaaataaaatcactttgTCAGCACTTGCCTGTCAACGATTCTCTGTTAACAGCAGCAAGTAATTCAGTACTTCAGGAGCCTTGTTTAGATTAGCATCCATGAAACTATAACTTTTGGTTATTTTGGCGTACTCCAAGTCAcgcattttatattttttattcagaattCATAGGTTGTGTCCCctaaagtattttcttctttctacaGTCCCTCATGAAACCTCCTTGCAGACAAATGTCCACAGAAGCCAACCCAATCACATAAAATTGCACTGAAGGACAGATTTTGGCACACTGTGAAAAGTCAGTCAGGATAGCTGGAACAATATAGAAGCTAAACCAGACATTTTATTTACCACACAGGCAAATTGCTCCAATTTGATTTACGAATTAAATCAATTTCCAGGCTGGGATAGGATTTTCTAACAAAAAGGGATGTATGTTCCCAACACAATGCTGTCCTCTCCTCTTTCTGCTTTAGTCCTTAGTGTATGTATATGTGAATGGCAGCAGTGAAAAGCAAAGTTGTGAGGTATGAAAGAATGATTCCATTATCTAAAGTTTTACAATTGCTGTGTTCTCATATCAGTATTCTCTGCCAACCCAGGGTGCTTGGCTAATATCCGTGTACCTTGGGTATCCAGGTACACAGAACAAGAGGCAATAGGCAAAAACTGATGCTGTTCCACCTGAAtaggaaaaagaacatttttactgtgaag
This is a stretch of genomic DNA from Sylvia atricapilla isolate bSylAtr1 chromosome 8, bSylAtr1.pri, whole genome shotgun sequence. It encodes these proteins:
- the LOC136364475 gene encoding uncharacterized protein; the encoded protein is MWNVPCSAPPADSRRPLAVAKGSGAVPGSEAAVSGGGGTEPAASHGAASGWARGELGHDVSPSFPQKTLVQPNDNDQGAETPAETPLHTQRPPPAQPQEALILAEELQPRVRRPQHGNSAPHRPPFPYPKVSGGRNHQPHRCAGGGWTRPDPLIPTGKRVPGRGAAARAAESPAQPRLHRAQPQPTVRCQCPGAITCLLSAACYQRAPCIGNKAAGFCCLLPGVERLYSVCCCDIPQRSRAEERGRPGGCSLGLRRSIIAGDLRPGVLWVPGRTGRGLGGSRCRSLGARAHREGSRGVPVPFSGCPGAPGGVSGGPGAVLWVPGRTGRGLRGSRCRSVVPGRTGEGFGGSRCRSLGAGAHREGSRGVPVPFSGCPGAPGGVSWGPGAVLWVPGAHRRGLGGSRCRSLGICADCCVLGRQEQGKRSGGRGLDSPARPALKLLLRISAKRDRRGLKQSKPRSRSRLVPSPRCPGATSRGLRSSAPAQSPRPPSVKAVLAFLSPAPVRFQPRSNTCITESYPTAERSSQKYSAPFFTLTQESHPPPSSAL